One part of the Lytechinus pictus isolate F3 Inbred chromosome 3, Lp3.0, whole genome shotgun sequence genome encodes these proteins:
- the LOC129257431 gene encoding myosin light chain 3, skeletal muscle isoform-like isoform X1 translates to MNPKFSESNMQEYKDTFMMWDRKGDNKVAVPHIGHVMRSLLWNPTEKAIKKVVGPDRDEYDRVDWETFYPMMKDVTAGKFGTHDDFIEGLKVFDKDNSGTVNCAEIRHVICTLGERLEEAEADVILKGMEDKKGQVNIDDVVKKIETNIIDY, encoded by the exons ATG aatccCAAGTTCTCAGAAAGTAACATGCAGG AGTACAAGGACACATTTATGATGTGGGATAGGAAAGGAGATAACAAGGTTGCTGTCCCTCATATTGGACATGTCATGAGGTCGTTGCTGTGGAACCCAACAGAGAAGGCTATCAAGAAAGTCGTCGGTCCAGACAGGGACGAGT aCGACCGTGTTGACTGGGAGACCTTCTACCCCATGATGAAGGATGTGACAGCAGGCAAGTTTGGTACCCATGACGACTTCATCGAAGGATTGAAAGTATTTGACAAGGACAACAGCGGGACAGTCAACTGTGCAGAGATCCGTCACGTTATTTGCACTCTAG GTGAGAGGCTAGAGGAAGCTGAGGCCGATGTTATTCTCAAGGGAATGGAAGACAAGAAAGGACAGGTCAATATTGACG ATGTGGTTAAGAAGATCGAGACCAACATTATCGATTATTAA
- the LOC129257431 gene encoding myosin light chain 1/3, skeletal muscle isoform-like isoform X2 produces the protein MNPKFSESNMQEYKDTFMMWDRKGDNKVAVPHIGHVMRSLLWNPTEKAIKKVVGPDRDEYDRVDWETFYPMMKDVTAGKFGTHDDFIEGLKVFDKDNSGTVNCAEIRHVICTLGERLEEAEADVILKGMEDKKGQVNIDEIVAKLMVNAFE, from the exons ATG aatccCAAGTTCTCAGAAAGTAACATGCAGG AGTACAAGGACACATTTATGATGTGGGATAGGAAAGGAGATAACAAGGTTGCTGTCCCTCATATTGGACATGTCATGAGGTCGTTGCTGTGGAACCCAACAGAGAAGGCTATCAAGAAAGTCGTCGGTCCAGACAGGGACGAGT aCGACCGTGTTGACTGGGAGACCTTCTACCCCATGATGAAGGATGTGACAGCAGGCAAGTTTGGTACCCATGACGACTTCATCGAAGGATTGAAAGTATTTGACAAGGACAACAGCGGGACAGTCAACTGTGCAGAGATCCGTCACGTTATTTGCACTCTAG GTGAGAGGCTAGAGGAAGCTGAGGCCGATGTTATTCTCAAGGGAATGGAAGACAAGAAAGGACAGGTCAATATTGACG AAATTGTCGCTAAGTTGATGGTAAATGCTTttgaataa